One stretch of Diorhabda carinulata isolate Delta chromosome 5, icDioCari1.1, whole genome shotgun sequence DNA includes these proteins:
- the LOC130894152 gene encoding RWD domain-containing protein 4 isoform X1, which produces MSEKELQEEEREALSSIYDGDDLFKEIDKSTYQYKYGENNTNKSFVLEIKWGELYPNELPVINMDTFYNKHIVTHVKQKVVETLSNEAEQYLGMSMTYSLFEFLREKFEELINEQPDEPEKMGIEKLCISETEQQQGTFKKERKEQLTKAQKRRQWNRMDAKGEKPRGWNWVDIVKHLSQTGSKDEQPIS; this is translated from the exons atgtCTGAAAAAGAGCTTCAAGAGGAAGAAAGAGAAGCGTTATCTTCTATATATGATGGTGatgatttatttaaagaaattgataaaagtacATATCAATATAAA taTGGAGAAAACAATACTAATAAATCATttgtattagaaataaaatgGGGCGAGCTCTATCCAAATGAATTACCTGTAATTAATATGGACACATTCTACAATAAACATAT AGTAACCCATGTAAAGCAGAAAGTTGTAGAAACATTAAGTAATGAAGCTGAACAGTATTTAGGCATGTCAATGACCTAttctttatttgaatttttgagagaaaaatttgaagaattaatTAATGAACAACCAGATGAACCCGAAAAAATGGGTATTGAGAAATTGTGTATTTCTGAAACAGAACAACAG CAGGGAACATTCAAGAAAGAAAGGAAAGAGCAACTAACAAAAGCACAGAAGAGAAGACAATGGAATAGAATGGATGCAAAAGGTGAAAAGCCCAGGGGATGGAATTGGGTTGATATTGTAAAGCATTTGTCTCAAACTGGTTCCAAAGATGAACAAcctatttcataa
- the LOC130894152 gene encoding RWD domain-containing protein 4 isoform X2: MSEKELQEEEREALSSIYDGDDLFKEIDKSTYQYKYGENNTNKSFVLEIKWGELYPNELPVINMDTFYNKHIVTHVKQKVVETLSNEAEQYLGMSMTYSLFEFLREKFEELINEQPDEPEKMGIEKLCISETEQQGTFKKERKEQLTKAQKRRQWNRMDAKGEKPRGWNWVDIVKHLSQTGSKDEQPIS; encoded by the exons atgtCTGAAAAAGAGCTTCAAGAGGAAGAAAGAGAAGCGTTATCTTCTATATATGATGGTGatgatttatttaaagaaattgataaaagtacATATCAATATAAA taTGGAGAAAACAATACTAATAAATCATttgtattagaaataaaatgGGGCGAGCTCTATCCAAATGAATTACCTGTAATTAATATGGACACATTCTACAATAAACATAT AGTAACCCATGTAAAGCAGAAAGTTGTAGAAACATTAAGTAATGAAGCTGAACAGTATTTAGGCATGTCAATGACCTAttctttatttgaatttttgagagaaaaatttgaagaattaatTAATGAACAACCAGATGAACCCGAAAAAATGGGTATTGAGAAATTGTGTATTTCTGAAACAGAACAACAG GGAACATTCAAGAAAGAAAGGAAAGAGCAACTAACAAAAGCACAGAAGAGAAGACAATGGAATAGAATGGATGCAAAAGGTGAAAAGCCCAGGGGATGGAATTGGGTTGATATTGTAAAGCATTTGTCTCAAACTGGTTCCAAAGATGAACAAcctatttcataa
- the LOC130894152 gene encoding RWD domain-containing protein 4 isoform X3, which translates to MMVMIYLKKLIKYGENNTNKSFVLEIKWGELYPNELPVINMDTFYNKHIVTHVKQKVVETLSNEAEQYLGMSMTYSLFEFLREKFEELINEQPDEPEKMGIEKLCISETEQQQGTFKKERKEQLTKAQKRRQWNRMDAKGEKPRGWNWVDIVKHLSQTGSKDEQPIS; encoded by the exons ATGATGGTGatgatttatttaaagaaattgataaaa taTGGAGAAAACAATACTAATAAATCATttgtattagaaataaaatgGGGCGAGCTCTATCCAAATGAATTACCTGTAATTAATATGGACACATTCTACAATAAACATAT AGTAACCCATGTAAAGCAGAAAGTTGTAGAAACATTAAGTAATGAAGCTGAACAGTATTTAGGCATGTCAATGACCTAttctttatttgaatttttgagagaaaaatttgaagaattaatTAATGAACAACCAGATGAACCCGAAAAAATGGGTATTGAGAAATTGTGTATTTCTGAAACAGAACAACAG CAGGGAACATTCAAGAAAGAAAGGAAAGAGCAACTAACAAAAGCACAGAAGAGAAGACAATGGAATAGAATGGATGCAAAAGGTGAAAAGCCCAGGGGATGGAATTGGGTTGATATTGTAAAGCATTTGTCTCAAACTGGTTCCAAAGATGAACAAcctatttcataa
- the LOC130894152 gene encoding RWD domain-containing protein 4 isoform X4, with the protein MMVMIYLKKLIKYGENNTNKSFVLEIKWGELYPNELPVINMDTFYNKHIVTHVKQKVVETLSNEAEQYLGMSMTYSLFEFLREKFEELINEQPDEPEKMGIEKLCISETEQQGTFKKERKEQLTKAQKRRQWNRMDAKGEKPRGWNWVDIVKHLSQTGSKDEQPIS; encoded by the exons ATGATGGTGatgatttatttaaagaaattgataaaa taTGGAGAAAACAATACTAATAAATCATttgtattagaaataaaatgGGGCGAGCTCTATCCAAATGAATTACCTGTAATTAATATGGACACATTCTACAATAAACATAT AGTAACCCATGTAAAGCAGAAAGTTGTAGAAACATTAAGTAATGAAGCTGAACAGTATTTAGGCATGTCAATGACCTAttctttatttgaatttttgagagaaaaatttgaagaattaatTAATGAACAACCAGATGAACCCGAAAAAATGGGTATTGAGAAATTGTGTATTTCTGAAACAGAACAACAG GGAACATTCAAGAAAGAAAGGAAAGAGCAACTAACAAAAGCACAGAAGAGAAGACAATGGAATAGAATGGATGCAAAAGGTGAAAAGCCCAGGGGATGGAATTGGGTTGATATTGTAAAGCATTTGTCTCAAACTGGTTCCAAAGATGAACAAcctatttcataa
- the LOC130894152 gene encoding RWD domain-containing protein 4 isoform X5 — protein MYGENNTNKSFVLEIKWGELYPNELPVINMDTFYNKHIVTHVKQKVVETLSNEAEQYLGMSMTYSLFEFLREKFEELINEQPDEPEKMGIEKLCISETEQQQGTFKKERKEQLTKAQKRRQWNRMDAKGEKPRGWNWVDIVKHLSQTGSKDEQPIS, from the exons ATG taTGGAGAAAACAATACTAATAAATCATttgtattagaaataaaatgGGGCGAGCTCTATCCAAATGAATTACCTGTAATTAATATGGACACATTCTACAATAAACATAT AGTAACCCATGTAAAGCAGAAAGTTGTAGAAACATTAAGTAATGAAGCTGAACAGTATTTAGGCATGTCAATGACCTAttctttatttgaatttttgagagaaaaatttgaagaattaatTAATGAACAACCAGATGAACCCGAAAAAATGGGTATTGAGAAATTGTGTATTTCTGAAACAGAACAACAG CAGGGAACATTCAAGAAAGAAAGGAAAGAGCAACTAACAAAAGCACAGAAGAGAAGACAATGGAATAGAATGGATGCAAAAGGTGAAAAGCCCAGGGGATGGAATTGGGTTGATATTGTAAAGCATTTGTCTCAAACTGGTTCCAAAGATGAACAAcctatttcataa
- the LOC130894151 gene encoding DNA replication complex GINS protein PSF2, protein MNPEEIEFLAEKESISIIPTFNNDVIHLITGDVGPFRASLPTNVPLWMAITLKQQQRCKIQPPDWMNVEKLESIKEEEKQSINFTKMPSDHYMVEAKVLLDYASDDIPKADEVRTIIKDIWDIRMSKIRSSVTKLVKNGEFYAAVDNLTIMEINSMRPILPHALDQLYRMKKTRRIRPSQTSSNASSYLLGKPSTSFNVSN, encoded by the exons atgaatccagaagaaatagaatttttagcAGAAAAAGAAAGTATTTCAATTATTCCTACTTTTAATAATGATGTGATCCACTTAATAACGGGTGATGTAGGACCCTTTCGAGCTAGTCTACCTACTAATGTACCCCTTTGGATGGCTATCACACTAAAACAACAACAAAGATGTAAAATTCAGCCTCCAGATTGGATGAATGTGGAAAAATTGGAAAGCATaaaggaagaagaaaaacaatcaAT aaattttacaaaaatgccTAGTGATCATTATATGGTAGAAGCTAAAGTTCTTTTGGACTATGCTTCTGATGACATTCCCAAAGCAGATGAGGTGAGAACTATTATAAAAGATATATGGGATATAAGAATGTCTAAAATACGATCATCTGTaacaaaacttgtaaaaaatGGAGAATTTTATGCTGCTGTAGATAACTTGACTATAATGGAAATTAATTCAATGAGGCCAATACTACCACATGCATTAGATCAGTTATATAGGATGAAAAAA actAGAAGAATAAGACCTTCCCAAACTTCTTCAAATGCTTCATCTTATTTACTTGGGAAACCTTCAACTTCTTTTAATGTCtcaaattaa